A window of Dehalogenimonas sp. WBC-2 genomic DNA:
CCTGTGGGTTAGAAAATATGAAATGAAGCTGCCGCCGCTGGAACCTGCCAAGCCGCGGAAGGGTATATTTATCTCAACAGGCGGACGCCGGGTGGAAAACCTGTTTGATGCGGCGAGGATTACCGTTAAAGCGTTTTTTACCGTCCTGGATATTGATTACACCGGTGAGATTTTGTTCTCCGGAGTTGATAAAGCCGGTGCTATTGCGAATGTACCTGAGGCGCTGAAACAGGCTTTTGAAGCCGGAGAGAAGCTGGTAGAATAAGCCTTCAGTGAGGAACGAATATGGCTAAAATAAAACTTGGTCCACAGTCACTGCTATATCCCATGCCTGCCTTGTTGGTGGGTGCCCAGGTGAATGGCAAACCCAATTTTATCACTGTCGCCTGGGGTGGTATTGCCTGCGGAGACCCGCCGATGGTCTCGGTGGCCATTCGACATACCCGCTACAGTCTTAAAGGCATTATGGAAAACAAGTGTTTTTCGGTGAATATCCCCGGTGCCGATCTAGTTAAAGAAGTTGATTATTGCGGCATTGTCTCCGGTTTGAAGACGGACAAAGTAGCAGACTGCAAATTTAAGGTTGTTACCGGCAAACTCTGCGGTGCGCCGTTGATCGAAGCCTGCCCGGTGAACCTTGAGTGTGAACTGCACCATACCATTGATTTGGGCAGTCATGTACTGGTGATCGGGCGCATCACGGAATGCCATATATCTGAAGAATGTCTTACTAATGGCCGCCCTGACGTAACCAAGATCAATCCCCTGGTCTATACCACAGCTCAGTCTCAGTACCAGACACTGGGAGCTGTTGTTGGCAAAGCATTCAAGGTAGGCAACGAGATCAAAGGGTAACCGCTGGTATCCTTTGATATTTGATGTTTGATTTTTCCCAACGAACCATGCCTATAGATCTGAAGTGGCCTCGATATGACTTTTGCCTACTCACGATTAACCCCAGGCTCAGTGCCTG
This region includes:
- a CDS encoding flavoredoxin, with translation MAKIKLGPQSLLYPMPALLVGAQVNGKPNFITVAWGGIACGDPPMVSVAIRHTRYSLKGIMENKCFSVNIPGADLVKEVDYCGIVSGLKTDKVADCKFKVVTGKLCGAPLIEACPVNLECELHHTIDLGSHVLVIGRITECHISEECLTNGRPDVTKINPLVYTTAQSQYQTLGAVVGKAFKVGNEIKG